The Apium graveolens cultivar Ventura chromosome 11, ASM990537v1, whole genome shotgun sequence genome has a window encoding:
- the LOC141695986 gene encoding uncharacterized protein LOC141695986, which produces MYPIAWAVVESETTESWKWFMELLSQDLNIQNDAEWTFISDRQKVNIFAQFQNMHKEFKGVALRQLLWKAARSTTDWEFNLHMNKMKEIAVKCHEWLTAKPKTQWTRAAFRTHAHSDMFVNNHCEVFNSSIRKFRDLPIITMFRELHKAVMKRIQVRRDKLASRDTIICPSALKKLEKAIQYAGNCAVSWSGGTKYLVTCTDGGHELVVDLHNRTCTCRKWDLTGIPCYHACACIAIKNEPWEMHINNCYSKEEYMKLYNCTLDPIVGPEFWQTSTEPKPLPPNVKAPAGRPKKKRVTKNDIPPDATKLSKVGTVVNCHYCKARGHNARTCVAKKNDAIKKAVEEGTVPNIAKSTCVCKTCNKHGHNSRTCSVKKQMVQGGNSSTNPSTDQDQQRILEMMHQHEERQIHGTQGSSTSAFQEQTRKNTPKRKR; this is translated from the exons ATGTACCCAATTGCATGGGCAGTAGTGGAATCTGAAACTACAGAATCCTGGAAGTGGTTCATGGAGTTATTGAGCCAAGACTTGAATATTCAAAATGATGCAGAATGGACCTTCATCTCTGATAGGCAGAAGGtaaatatttttgcacaatttcaaaatatgcataaagAATTCAAAGGAGTGGCATTGAGACAACTCCTTTGGAAGGCTGCAAGGTCTACCACTGATTGGGAGTTCAATTTACATATGAATAAGATGAAGGAG ATTGCTGTTAAGTGTCATGAGTGGTTAACGGCCAAGCCCAAAACACAGTGGACAAGGGCAGCTTTTAGAACACATGCTCACAGTGATATGTTTGTTAACAATCACTGTGAGGTGTTTAATAGCTCTataagaaagttcagggacttgCCTATCATAACAATGTTCAGAGAGTTGCACAAGGCTGTGATGAAAAGAATCCAAGTGAGGAGAGATAAGTTGGCTTCAAGAGACACAATCATTTGTCCTAGTGCCCTTAAGAAATTAGAAAA AGCAATTCAGTATGCTGGGAATTGTGCAGTATCATGGTCTGGAGGCACCAAATATTTGGTAACTTGCACAGATGGGGGTCATGAACTGGTGGTTGACCTACATAACAGAACATGCACTTGCAGAAAATGGGATCTCACTGGGATCccatgctatcatgcttgtgcatGTATAGCTATTAAGAATGAACCCTGGGAAATGCATATAAACAACTGTTATAGCAAGGAAGAGTACATGAAG CTATACAATTGCACACTGGACCCCATTGTGGGGCCTGAATTTTGGCAAACAAGTACTGAACCAAAGCCCTTACCCCCAAATGTTAAGGCCCCTGCAGGAAGGCCAAAGAAAAAAAGGGTGACAAAGAATGATATCCCTCCTGATGCCACAAAACTAAGCAAGGTTGGGACAGTTGTGAATTGTCATTATTGCAAAGCAAGGGGTCACAATGCTAGGACTTGTGTTGCCAAG AAAAATGATGCAATTAAAAAGGCTGTTGAGGAAGGAACTGTGCCTAATATAGCCAAGTCAACTTGTGTGTGCAAAACATGCAATAAACATGGTCATAATTCAAGAACTTGTTCAGTTAAG AAACAGATGGTGCAAGGGGGAAATTCTTCTACAAATCCATCAACAGATCAAGACCAGCAAAGAATACTTGAGATGATGCATCAACATGAAGAGAGACAGATTCATGGAACCCAAGGAAGCTCAACCTCTGCATTTCAAGAACAAACCAGGAAAAATACCCCAAAGAGAAAGAGATAA